The following is a genomic window from candidate division KSB1 bacterium.
GATACAACCACTCAGGAATATATAGAAGTTATCTTTTCACTGGAACAAGATAAGCACATTGTACGCGTGACCGATATCGCAAGTCGCCGTGGAGTGACCAAATCAAGCGTTTCTCTGGTTTTAAATCAGCTGCAGAAAAAAGATCTGGTTCACAGAAAACAGTATGGTCACATTCACCTGACGCCCCTGGGACGCCAACTGGCGGAGCATTTGGAAACACGGCATCAAACGATCAAGAACATGCTCGTCAAAGTTCTCGATCTTGATGAAGAAACCGCCGATCATGACGCGTGTGAACTTGAGCATGTTATCAGCAGTAAAACGCTGAACAAAATCAATCAGTTCCTGCAGTTCATTGACCAGTGCAATCAACCCTGGGATAAAATTCTCAAAGTTTATCATGACTGCAGTATTTATAATAAAGGCGTAAACACCTGTGAACAATGTCCACAAATTGAAATTTATGAATCGAAAGCACGGA
Proteins encoded in this region:
- a CDS encoding metal-dependent transcriptional regulator — its product is MNSDFDTTTQEYIEVIFSLEQDKHIVRVTDIASRRGVTKSSVSLVLNQLQKKDLVHRKQYGHIHLTPLGRQLAEHLETRHQTIKNMLVKVLDLDEETADHDACELEHVISSKTLNKINQFLQFIDQCNQPWDKILKVYHDCSIYNKGVNTCEQCPQIEIYESKARKTPTRSLS